Proteins from a genomic interval of Papaver somniferum cultivar HN1 chromosome 4, ASM357369v1, whole genome shotgun sequence:
- the LOC113274616 gene encoding UPF0496 protein 4-like, with the protein MSLPHDGHRPSFFPFGNPFRMIFPKDTYLSPRILELLNSFEETLAKRLRKLHVKDKSEVLSLAWMRSAMESLCETHTDIKSLITDLKFPVSDWEDKWMDVYLDSSVSVLDICIAFSSEISRLNQSQLLLQCVRHVLDVSSDFPSSEKLLRSHNSLDDWKLQITSKNQKIENCSVILSKLTGSLYLGKAKTSAKGKVLMRAMYGVMVQTIFVCGVFSAGFSGSEKALVDLQVPDKFLWAEAFNGLQLDVNGEVRDLFRHGSKTVLKDLEAVDSCVKNLHPLTSTGADQPDAEKLKHSVLDLGSSSEKFSAGLDILSKEVENFFQIVLSGRDALLCNLRVSDVQSKKQKKGQYR; encoded by the coding sequence ATGAGTCTACCACATGATGGGCACAGGCCTTCCTTCTTCCCTTTCGGAAACCCCTTCCGCATGATTTTTCCCAAGGATACGTACCTCTCACCAAGAATTCTTGAGCTGTTGAATTCGTTTGAGGAAACCTTGGCCAAAAGGCTAAGAAAGCTCCATGTGAAGGACAAAAGTGAAGTCCTTAGCTTGGCatggatgagatcagcaatggagTCACTATGTGAAACACATACAGATATCAAATCCCTTATCACTGATCTGAAGTTCCCTGTATCTGACTGGGAAGACAAGTGGATGGATGTTTATCTAGACAGCAGTGTAAGTGTGTTGGATATTTGCATTGCTTTTAGCTCTGAGATTTCTCGACTTAACCAGAGCCAACTCTTACTTCAATGCGTTCGCCACGTGTTGGATGTTTCAAGTGATTTTCCTTCTTCAGAAAAGCTTTTGAGGAGTCATAATTCCCTTGATGATTGGAAGCTGCAGATAACTTCAAAGAATCAGAAAATTGAGAACTGTTCCGTGATCTTGAGTAAGCTCACTGGTTCTCTTTATTTGGGTAAGGCTAAGACTTCTGCCAAAGGGAAAGTGCTCATGCGAGCAATGTATGGGGTTATGGTCCAGACAATATTTGTCTGTGGTGTCTTCTCAGCTGGTTTCTCCGGCTCTGAGAAGGCATTGGTTGACTTGCAAGTTCCTGACAAGTTTTTGTGGGCAGAAGCTTTTAACGGGTTGCAGCTAGATGTAAATGGAGAGGTTAGGGATCTATTTCGtcatggaagtaaaacagtgtTGAAGGATTTAGAGGCAGTCGACTCATGTGTCAAGAACTTACATCCCTTGACTAGCACTGGTGCAGATCAACCTGATGCCGAGAAGTTGAAGCACTCTGTCTTGGATTTGGGAAGCAGTTCCGAAAAATTTTCTGCAGGGCTTGACATTCTTTCAAAAGAAGTTGAAAACTTTTTCCAGATTGTTTTATCCGGTCGCGATGCATTGCTATGTAATTTGAGAGTCAGCGATGTGCAGtcgaagaaacaaaaaaaagggCAGTACAGGTAG